A genomic segment from Bubalus bubalis isolate 160015118507 breed Murrah chromosome 5, NDDB_SH_1, whole genome shotgun sequence encodes:
- the LOC123465794 gene encoding translationally-controlled tumor protein, with product MIIYRDLISHDEMFSDIYKIREVADGLCLEVEGKMVSRTEGNIDDSLIGGNASAEGPEGEGTESTVITGVDIVMNHHLQETSFTKEAYKKYIKDYMKSIKGKLEEQRPERVKPFMTGAAEQIKHILANFKNYQFFIGENMNPDGMVALLDYREDGVTPYMIFFKDGLEMEKC from the coding sequence ATGATCATCTACCGGGACCTCATTAGCCATGACGAGATGTTCTCCGACATCTATAAGATCCGGGAGGTCGCGGACGGGCTGTGTCTGGAGGTGGAGGGGAAGATGGTCAGTAGGACAGAGGGTAACATCGATGACTCGCTCATTGGTGGAAATGCCTCCGCTGAAGGCCCCGAGGGCGAAGGTACCGAAAGCACAGTAATCACTGGTGTCGATATTGTCATGAACCATCACTTGCAGGAAACCAGCTTCACAAAAGAAGCCTACAAGAAGTACATCAAAGATTACATGAAGTCAATCAAAGGGAAACTTGAAGAACAGAGACCAGAAAGAGTAAAACCTTTTATGACAGGGGCTGCAGAACAAATCAAGCACATCCTTGCTAATTTCAAAAACTATCAGTTCTTTATTGGTGAAAACATGAATCCAGATGGCATGGTTGCTCTGCTGGACTACCGTGAGGATGGTGTAACCCCATATATGATTTTCTTTAAGGATGGTTTAGAGATGGAAAAATGTTAA